A single genomic interval of Spinacia oleracea cultivar Varoflay chromosome 6, BTI_SOV_V1, whole genome shotgun sequence harbors:
- the LOC110797637 gene encoding probable ADP-ribosylation factor GTPase-activating protein AGD14 isoform X1: protein MSSKRLEEKNEKIIRGLMKLPPNRRCINCNSLGPQYVCTNFWMFVCTICSGIHREFTHRVKSVSMSKFTSQEVEALQNGGNQRAREMYLKDWDLHRQRQPNSSDVEKVREFIKAVYINRKYAGGNNSEKSSGDMQGQIQRNVEDETRRASSYHSFSQSPPYDYQYEDRLNRKQTGSLTRKPGSDHNLYGRKAASFLYSPGRLSEHLYEDRFANDGSSSRVSDYSLSSGGDPFKSAPQSPNLQKDDGFSSPASDSSREIVDGLHRQTSSTHSEIYVKRDIDKAPLPRPQRTLSSGSVGSFEKNCVSLQSTDSDVNLKPSPSNATTQNKVSAIPSSSQLPVGGLDLFEDALAMSSANSTRGVDLFQGPSAGPVASMNSFQSPADSSAFSQNFPQSSCSSSSSFLSQISQNPHVPYSNQKMSEPTEPSNEGWATFDSPQPNPPCTNTSDTGGSEAGSDGGVSLKDFNSAATSNAGLQWLEFPSSAIHSYSWNEGLQDVHVPTDMPSSQDWKAFGEANEQHHQCIDMGGINLQVSVDTSSTDVFPGLKNPQDSVVDGLQKLSSTEGFSFPTLPSHTGSSFVEPMHPFMNNIANVQQKSGNPFDVPFDSEFEAHNTFLDMSTLQAALPNSPLPSSFMGGINEQWFPGNPVASHGGMSYMATQAPSSQLQNVPTHGPVASVGGNPFA from the exons ATGTCAAGCAAAAGGTTAGAGGAGAAAAATGAGAAGATCATCAGAGGTCTAATGAAGTTGCCACCTAATAGACGTTGCATCAACTGCAATAGTTTG GGTCCTCAATATGTTTGCACCAACTTTTGGATGTTTGTTTGCACGATTTGTAGCGGAATACA TCGTGAGTTTACACATCGTGTTAAGTCCGTGTCAATGTCCAAATTTACGTCACAAGAAGTTGAAGCTCTTCAAAATGGTGGTAATCAG CGAGCAAGGGAAATGTATTTGAAGGACTGGGATCTGCATAGACAAAGACAGCCAAACAGTAG TGACGTTGAGAAAGTCCGAGAGTTCATCAAGGCTGTCTATATAAATCGGAAATATGCCGGAGGAAACAATTCTGAGAAGTCTTCTGGGGACATGCAG GGTCAGATCCAAAGAAATGTTGAAGATGAGACAAGGCGAGCCAGTTCGTATCATTCTTTCTCTCAAAGTCCACCTTATGATTATCAATATGAAGACCGGCTCAACAGAAAGCAAACAGGTTCACTCACTAGAAAGCCTGGCTCGGATCATAATCTTTACGGGAGGAAGGCTGCAAGTTTCTTATATAGTCCTGGTCGTTTAAGTGAGCATCTTTACGAGGACAGATTTGCAAATGATGGATCTAGCTCGCGAGTTTCAGACTACTCCTTATCAAGTGGTGGAGATCCATTCAAGTCCGCTCCCCAGTCACCAAATCTTCAGAAAGAtgatggattttcaagtcctgCCTCTGATTCCTCAAGGGAAATAGTTGATGGTCTTCATCGCCAGACATCAAGCACGCATTCAGAAATCTATGTAAAGAGAGACATTGACAAAGCTCCCCTGCCACGACCACAG AGAACTCTTTCTTCGGGGAGTGTTGGTTCGTTTGAGAAGAACTGTGTGTCTCTTCAGTCAACTGATTCTGATGTCAATTTGAAGCCCAGTCCCTCAAATGCCACCACTCAAAATAAAGTTTCCGCCATTCCTTCTTCCTCACAGTTGCCTGTAGGTGGATTGGATCTATTTGAGGATGCATTGGCAATGTCGTCCGCCAATTCAACTCGGGGTGTTGACCTGTTTCAAGGACCAAGTGCTGGACCAGTCGCATcaatgaattcttttcaatcACCTGCAGATTCTTCAGCTTTTTCTCAAAACTTTCCACAATCATCTTGTTCCTCATCGTCAAGTTTCCTTTCTCAGATTTCTCAGAACCCTCATGTTCCATATTCAAACCAAAAGATGTCCGAGCCGACAGAACCAAGTAATGAGGGGTGGGCAACATTTGATTCGCCTCAACCCAATCCTCCTTGTACTAATACCTCGGATACTGGGGGTTCAGAAGCAGGTTCAGATGGTGGAGTTTCTTTAAAAGATTTTAATTCTGCTGCAACCTCAAATGCCGGGTTGCAGTGGCTAGAGTTCCCGAGTTCTGCTATCCATTCATATTCCTGGAATGAGGGCCTGCAGGATGTTCATGTTCCAACCGACATGCCGAGCAGTCAG GATTGGAAAGCCTTTGGAGAAGCCAATGAACAACATCATCAATGTATAGACATGGGTGGCATAAATTTGCAAGTTTCTGTCGATACCTCTAGCACTGATGTTTTCCCTGGCTTGAAAAATCCACAG GATTCTGTTGTAGATGGCCTTCAGAAACTTTCTTCTACTGAAGGATTCTCATTTCCAACTTTACCATCTCATACTGGATCATCATTTGTTGAACCAATGCACCCTTTCATG AATAATATAGCAAATGTTCAGCAGAAATCTGGGAATCCATTTGATGTGCCATTTGATTCTGAATTCGAAGCACACAATACG TTTTTGGACATGAGTACGTTGCAAGCTGCACTTCCCAATTCACCGCTACCATCCTCTTTTATGGGGGGTATAAATGAGCAATGGTTTCCTGGAAATCCTGTGGCTTCTCATG GTGGAATGTCATACATGGCGACACAGGCTCCAAGCTCTCAGCTGCA GAATGTTCCAACACATGGACCTGTTGCTTCCGTTGGGGGAAACCCATTTGCGTAA
- the LOC110797637 gene encoding probable ADP-ribosylation factor GTPase-activating protein AGD14 isoform X2 — protein MYLKDWDLHRQRQPNSSDVEKVREFIKAVYINRKYAGGNNSEKSSGDMQGQIQRNVEDETRRASSYHSFSQSPPYDYQYEDRLNRKQTGSLTRKPGSDHNLYGRKAASFLYSPGRLSEHLYEDRFANDGSSSRVSDYSLSSGGDPFKSAPQSPNLQKDDGFSSPASDSSREIVDGLHRQTSSTHSEIYVKRDIDKAPLPRPQRTLSSGSVGSFEKNCVSLQSTDSDVNLKPSPSNATTQNKVSAIPSSSQLPVGGLDLFEDALAMSSANSTRGVDLFQGPSAGPVASMNSFQSPADSSAFSQNFPQSSCSSSSSFLSQISQNPHVPYSNQKMSEPTEPSNEGWATFDSPQPNPPCTNTSDTGGSEAGSDGGVSLKDFNSAATSNAGLQWLEFPSSAIHSYSWNEGLQDVHVPTDMPSSQDWKAFGEANEQHHQCIDMGGINLQVSVDTSSTDVFPGLKNPQDSVVDGLQKLSSTEGFSFPTLPSHTGSSFVEPMHPFMNNIANVQQKSGNPFDVPFDSEFEAHNTFLDMSTLQAALPNSPLPSSFMGGINEQWFPGNPVASHGGMSYMATQAPSSQLQNVPTHGPVASVGGNPFA, from the exons ATGTATTTGAAGGACTGGGATCTGCATAGACAAAGACAGCCAAACAGTAG TGACGTTGAGAAAGTCCGAGAGTTCATCAAGGCTGTCTATATAAATCGGAAATATGCCGGAGGAAACAATTCTGAGAAGTCTTCTGGGGACATGCAG GGTCAGATCCAAAGAAATGTTGAAGATGAGACAAGGCGAGCCAGTTCGTATCATTCTTTCTCTCAAAGTCCACCTTATGATTATCAATATGAAGACCGGCTCAACAGAAAGCAAACAGGTTCACTCACTAGAAAGCCTGGCTCGGATCATAATCTTTACGGGAGGAAGGCTGCAAGTTTCTTATATAGTCCTGGTCGTTTAAGTGAGCATCTTTACGAGGACAGATTTGCAAATGATGGATCTAGCTCGCGAGTTTCAGACTACTCCTTATCAAGTGGTGGAGATCCATTCAAGTCCGCTCCCCAGTCACCAAATCTTCAGAAAGAtgatggattttcaagtcctgCCTCTGATTCCTCAAGGGAAATAGTTGATGGTCTTCATCGCCAGACATCAAGCACGCATTCAGAAATCTATGTAAAGAGAGACATTGACAAAGCTCCCCTGCCACGACCACAG AGAACTCTTTCTTCGGGGAGTGTTGGTTCGTTTGAGAAGAACTGTGTGTCTCTTCAGTCAACTGATTCTGATGTCAATTTGAAGCCCAGTCCCTCAAATGCCACCACTCAAAATAAAGTTTCCGCCATTCCTTCTTCCTCACAGTTGCCTGTAGGTGGATTGGATCTATTTGAGGATGCATTGGCAATGTCGTCCGCCAATTCAACTCGGGGTGTTGACCTGTTTCAAGGACCAAGTGCTGGACCAGTCGCATcaatgaattcttttcaatcACCTGCAGATTCTTCAGCTTTTTCTCAAAACTTTCCACAATCATCTTGTTCCTCATCGTCAAGTTTCCTTTCTCAGATTTCTCAGAACCCTCATGTTCCATATTCAAACCAAAAGATGTCCGAGCCGACAGAACCAAGTAATGAGGGGTGGGCAACATTTGATTCGCCTCAACCCAATCCTCCTTGTACTAATACCTCGGATACTGGGGGTTCAGAAGCAGGTTCAGATGGTGGAGTTTCTTTAAAAGATTTTAATTCTGCTGCAACCTCAAATGCCGGGTTGCAGTGGCTAGAGTTCCCGAGTTCTGCTATCCATTCATATTCCTGGAATGAGGGCCTGCAGGATGTTCATGTTCCAACCGACATGCCGAGCAGTCAG GATTGGAAAGCCTTTGGAGAAGCCAATGAACAACATCATCAATGTATAGACATGGGTGGCATAAATTTGCAAGTTTCTGTCGATACCTCTAGCACTGATGTTTTCCCTGGCTTGAAAAATCCACAG GATTCTGTTGTAGATGGCCTTCAGAAACTTTCTTCTACTGAAGGATTCTCATTTCCAACTTTACCATCTCATACTGGATCATCATTTGTTGAACCAATGCACCCTTTCATG AATAATATAGCAAATGTTCAGCAGAAATCTGGGAATCCATTTGATGTGCCATTTGATTCTGAATTCGAAGCACACAATACG TTTTTGGACATGAGTACGTTGCAAGCTGCACTTCCCAATTCACCGCTACCATCCTCTTTTATGGGGGGTATAAATGAGCAATGGTTTCCTGGAAATCCTGTGGCTTCTCATG GTGGAATGTCATACATGGCGACACAGGCTCCAAGCTCTCAGCTGCA GAATGTTCCAACACATGGACCTGTTGCTTCCGTTGGGGGAAACCCATTTGCGTAA